The following proteins are encoded in a genomic region of Verrucomicrobiaceae bacterium:
- a CDS encoding transposase: MRQARLKAPKHHPTAFYHCVSRVVDRGFRLKEQEREMFVGLMRMYETFCQVRVVTFCVLSNHFHVLVEVPRRPEVLPTEEEVLGIVRRAFGKATEGQVRAEVEHLRKIGAQAEAQKIIDGLMARMWDISAFMKSLKQRFTQWFNKKEKRKGTLWEERYRSTLVEGGGTALAMVAAYVDLNPVRAKLVTDPKDYRWCGYAQAEAGIKVAKSGIELVARGQLEGRKPEEGHVQHYRKLLFTWGTASKTNADGTKKGAISETSRREVMKRSGKLPVAEALRCRVRYFTDGAVIGGKEFVNAIFKSQRKRFGAKRKDGARMVRGIEMAEGTEKLCTLRDLRVEVFRSA; this comes from the coding sequence ATGCGCCAGGCTCGGCTCAAGGCTCCCAAACATCATCCCACCGCGTTCTATCATTGCGTCTCTCGCGTGGTCGATCGCGGCTTTCGGCTCAAGGAGCAGGAGCGTGAGATGTTTGTTGGGCTCATGCGCATGTATGAAACTTTCTGCCAGGTGCGGGTGGTGACGTTTTGTGTGCTCTCCAATCACTTCCATGTGCTCGTGGAGGTACCACGCAGGCCGGAGGTGTTGCCGACGGAGGAGGAGGTGCTGGGGATTGTGCGCAGGGCTTTTGGGAAGGCGACGGAAGGGCAGGTGAGGGCGGAGGTGGAGCATTTGCGCAAGATCGGAGCGCAGGCGGAGGCGCAAAAGATCATCGACGGGCTGATGGCGCGGATGTGGGACATCTCGGCGTTTATGAAGTCGCTGAAGCAGCGCTTTACGCAGTGGTTTAATAAGAAGGAGAAACGCAAAGGCACGCTGTGGGAGGAGCGCTATCGCAGCACGCTGGTGGAAGGTGGTGGGACGGCGCTGGCGATGGTGGCTGCGTATGTGGATCTGAATCCGGTGCGGGCGAAGTTGGTGACAGATCCAAAGGATTACCGGTGGTGCGGCTATGCGCAGGCGGAAGCGGGGATCAAAGTGGCGAAGAGCGGCATCGAGCTGGTGGCACGAGGGCAATTGGAGGGACGCAAACCCGAAGAGGGCCATGTGCAGCACTACCGGAAGCTCTTGTTCACCTGGGGCACGGCATCGAAGACGAATGCGGATGGGACAAAGAAGGGGGCGATCAGCGAGACATCGCGGCGTGAGGTGATGAAGCGAAGTGGGAAGCTACCGGTGGCGGAGGCGCTGAGATGCCGAGTGAGATATTTTACGGATGGAGCGGTGATAGGGGGCAAGGAGTTCGTGAACGCGATCTTCAAGAGCCAGCGGAAGCGCTTTGGTGCGAAGCGGAAGGATGGTGCGCGGATGGTGCGCGGGATTGAGATGGCTGAGGGCACGGAGAAGCTCTGCACGCTGCGTGATCTTCGCGTGGAGGTGTTTCGATCAGCATGA
- a CDS encoding PSD1 domain-containing protein, producing the protein MKCRILLAHVLCCVSASAAGTLDFNRDIRPILSDNCFACHGFDAKKRKADLRLDTAEGAYKAIEGVFPVKAGDPDASSVIQRLLSHDEDEVMPPPETNKKVTAAQIELLKRWIKEGAVYQKHWSFEPPVKPAVPGVRGQKAEVRNSIDAFIQAELAKHRLSAAPEASRETLIRRVTLDLTGLPPTIAEMDAFLADTSETAYDRVVDRLLKSERYGEHMARYWLDVARYADTHGLHLDNERSMWPYRDWVVRAFNANLPYDQFTLWQLAGDLLPDATTEQKIASGFNRCNVTTSEGGSINEEFIFRYAVDRTETTMAVWMGLTAGCAVCHDHKYDPITQRDFYSMYAFFNSTADPAMDGNILLTPPTLRLSSAEQAKTLEEYEKGIAAVQTRLRGEISRIAYTDPSTLNPPPPVQTSEVVWFEDGFPPNVKPESSGGAPLKLVEAPVKSGKKALQRTATGVAQDFFDRGASYEVPANGKISVECFLDAKNPPKAVMIQFHTAGWNHRAVWGEEGAIPFGKVRTPERVRVGGLPELGKWVTLEVAADRLGLKPGNKITGYAFTQFAGTVTWDRLAISSRVEPAKDPQWSWAAWTKRHQGRRVEGLPNDLQTLVRGKKPEEWPEAEVKRLREWWFENEYQGAREAIGAIRADKLVLEAKKKALEDQIPATFIMADLPQPRESFTMERGQYDKPKDKVTHATPAIFPPLPKQASYNRIDLAKWLLSPQHPLTARVQVNRLWQQFFGTGLVKSTNDFGSQGEPPSHPELLDWLAVTFREGGWDMKKLVRMIVTSHTYRQSSQFIAVGSPSDPENRLLARGPRFRLDAEVVRDAALSVAGLLSPKIGGKGVRPYQPENIWEPVAFGGSNTRNYIQDHGESLYRRSLYTFWKRTAPPPNMTAFDAPNRESYCLRRERSNTPLQALTLMNDVQYFEAARAFAERIMKSATSTDARITALYRTATSRFPSAQEAEIVRQTLEQHLKSFTAKPDEAKKAISYGESKPDAQIPATELAAWTMIASLVLNLDEALVK; encoded by the coding sequence ATGAAATGCCGCATCTTGCTTGCCCATGTCCTGTGCTGTGTCTCCGCGTCTGCGGCGGGCACGCTGGACTTCAATCGCGACATCAGGCCGATCCTGAGTGATAACTGCTTCGCTTGCCACGGCTTCGATGCAAAGAAGCGGAAGGCTGATTTGCGGCTCGATACGGCGGAGGGTGCTTACAAGGCGATTGAGGGCGTATTTCCGGTCAAAGCAGGTGATCCTGATGCGAGTAGCGTGATCCAGCGCCTCCTTTCTCATGATGAAGATGAGGTGATGCCGCCGCCGGAGACGAATAAGAAGGTGACGGCTGCGCAGATCGAGCTGCTTAAGCGCTGGATCAAGGAAGGGGCGGTATATCAGAAGCACTGGAGCTTTGAGCCACCGGTGAAGCCCGCAGTGCCGGGAGTGCGTGGCCAGAAAGCGGAGGTCAGGAATTCCATTGATGCCTTCATCCAGGCGGAGCTGGCAAAACACCGCCTCTCCGCCGCGCCGGAGGCCTCACGCGAGACGTTGATCCGCCGTGTGACGCTCGATCTCACGGGACTGCCGCCTACGATAGCGGAGATGGATGCGTTTTTGGCGGATACGTCGGAGACGGCTTATGATCGGGTGGTGGATCGCTTGCTGAAGTCGGAGCGCTATGGCGAGCACATGGCGCGGTATTGGCTGGATGTGGCCCGCTATGCGGATACGCACGGGCTACATCTGGATAATGAGCGCAGCATGTGGCCTTACCGCGACTGGGTGGTGCGTGCCTTCAATGCGAATCTGCCGTATGATCAGTTTACGCTGTGGCAGCTTGCGGGCGACCTGCTGCCAGATGCGACTACGGAGCAAAAAATCGCTTCAGGCTTCAATCGCTGCAATGTGACGACGAGTGAGGGCGGGAGCATCAATGAGGAGTTCATCTTCCGCTACGCGGTGGATCGCACGGAGACGACGATGGCGGTGTGGATGGGCCTGACGGCAGGCTGTGCGGTGTGCCATGATCACAAGTATGATCCGATCACTCAGCGGGATTTTTACTCGATGTATGCCTTTTTCAATAGCACCGCCGATCCGGCGATGGATGGGAATATCCTTCTGACTCCACCGACGCTGCGCCTGAGCAGTGCCGAGCAGGCGAAGACGCTGGAGGAGTATGAAAAAGGGATCGCGGCAGTGCAGACGAGGCTGCGGGGAGAGATCTCGCGGATCGCTTACACAGACCCCTCGACGCTGAATCCACCACCGCCAGTGCAGACGAGTGAGGTGGTGTGGTTCGAGGACGGCTTCCCACCGAATGTGAAGCCTGAATCGAGCGGCGGAGCTCCGCTGAAGCTCGTGGAGGCACCAGTGAAGAGCGGGAAGAAGGCACTGCAGCGCACGGCGACGGGTGTGGCGCAGGATTTCTTTGATCGGGGTGCTTCCTATGAAGTGCCCGCGAATGGGAAGATCAGTGTGGAGTGCTTTTTGGATGCGAAGAACCCACCGAAGGCCGTGATGATCCAGTTTCACACGGCTGGCTGGAATCACCGTGCCGTGTGGGGGGAGGAAGGAGCGATCCCTTTCGGCAAAGTGCGCACACCGGAGCGTGTACGCGTGGGTGGCCTGCCAGAGCTGGGAAAATGGGTGACGCTGGAGGTAGCTGCGGATCGCTTGGGCCTGAAACCAGGCAATAAAATCACGGGTTATGCCTTCACGCAGTTCGCTGGGACAGTGACATGGGATAGGCTGGCCATCAGCAGCCGCGTGGAGCCTGCGAAGGACCCACAATGGTCCTGGGCTGCGTGGACGAAGCGTCATCAGGGCCGCCGTGTCGAGGGACTGCCGAATGATCTGCAAACGCTGGTCCGAGGCAAAAAACCAGAGGAGTGGCCTGAAGCAGAGGTGAAGCGCCTGCGGGAATGGTGGTTCGAAAATGAGTATCAAGGTGCCCGCGAGGCCATCGGAGCTATCCGAGCGGATAAACTGGTCCTGGAAGCGAAAAAGAAGGCGCTGGAGGACCAAATCCCCGCGACTTTCATCATGGCAGATCTGCCGCAGCCGCGTGAGAGCTTCACCATGGAGCGTGGTCAGTATGATAAGCCGAAGGACAAGGTCACGCATGCCACGCCTGCGATTTTCCCGCCTTTGCCAAAGCAGGCATCGTATAACCGCATCGACCTCGCAAAGTGGCTGCTAAGCCCGCAGCACCCGCTCACGGCCCGTGTGCAGGTAAATCGGCTGTGGCAGCAGTTTTTCGGCACAGGGCTGGTGAAGTCCACGAACGACTTCGGCTCCCAGGGCGAGCCCCCGAGCCATCCTGAGCTGCTGGACTGGTTGGCGGTCACTTTCCGCGAAGGTGGCTGGGACATGAAAAAGCTCGTGAGGATGATCGTCACGTCACACACCTATCGGCAGAGTTCGCAGTTCATCGCTGTGGGTTCGCCTTCGGACCCGGAGAATCGCTTGTTGGCCCGTGGGCCGCGATTCCGGCTGGATGCTGAGGTGGTGCGGGATGCGGCACTTTCTGTGGCGGGTTTGCTCAGTCCGAAAATCGGTGGGAAAGGCGTGAGGCCGTATCAACCGGAGAATATCTGGGAACCCGTGGCCTTCGGCGGCAGCAACACGCGGAACTACATCCAGGATCACGGTGAATCGCTCTATCGGCGCAGTTTATACACCTTCTGGAAGCGCACGGCACCACCACCGAACATGACAGCCTTTGATGCCCCGAATCGCGAGAGCTACTGCCTGCGCCGCGAGCGGAGCAACACACCGCTACAGGCACTGACACTGATGAATGATGTTCAATACTTCGAAGCTGCGCGAGCCTTTGCCGAGCGAATCATGAAGAGCGCCACCAGCACGGATGCACGCATCACCGCGCTTTATCGCACGGCTACGAGCCGCTTCCCCTCGGCGCAGGAGGCAGAAATCGTGCGCCAGACACTGGAGCAGCATCTGAAGTCCTTCACCGCGAAGCCTGATGAGGCGAAAAAAGCCATCTCTTACGGCGAATCGAAGCCTGATGCTCAAATCCCCGCCACCGAGCTGGCGGCGTGGACGATGATCGCGAGCCTGGTGCTCAATCTCGATGAGGCGCTGGTGAAGTAG
- a CDS encoding acetylxylan esterase: MKSTLLLLAALFATLAHAEDIRHQPPKDLNGYFPFDPPSSLSEWDQRRDYVRRQILVAEGLWPMPTKTPLNAVIHGKVEGDGFTVEKVYFESAPGFYVTGSLWKPKTIQGKVPGILFAHGHWQDARLSLATDDVVRREIAAGSERFEKGGKSIFQSLCVQLARMGCIVWQWDMLSDSDSVQIPREVVHKFAKQRPEMNTTANWGLYSPPAESHLQSIMGLQTLNAVRGLDFLLSQPEVDPERTAITGASGGGTQTMLLAAIDDRIKLSFPCVMVSTAMQGGCTCENASLLRIGTGNVEFAGLFAPKPQGMNTANDWTKEMATKGFPELQKLYTAHGAKDNVLLVRGEHFPHNYNAVTRSAFYTFINKHFKLGHTSPVIETDYEPLTKDQLSVWDAQHPAPKAADPDFERRLLKWYTEDSQKQLQAADAEKVLRPAIEVVLGRSYDQAGKVEWQLSDKQDRGDHLEMTGTLTNTTHQEEIPVAWLYPKNWNGRVIIWLDDQGKTGLQSDEVKKLVAAGAAVVGADLLFQGGQPVRETRVVANPREFAGYTHGYNHALFAQRVHDVLTLVTFLRNTRVSTHPSPKSVCLAGLGEQTGPIAIAARALAGTAVDRAAADSHGFRFGKILSYRSPMFLPGGSKYLDLPGLITLNGQNPLWLHGEPNPTPGTATEWLLK; the protein is encoded by the coding sequence ATGAAATCCACCCTGCTCCTCCTCGCCGCCCTTTTCGCCACACTCGCACACGCGGAGGACATCCGTCATCAGCCACCGAAGGATCTGAATGGCTATTTCCCCTTCGATCCGCCCTCCTCACTCAGCGAGTGGGATCAGCGCCGGGATTACGTCCGCCGCCAGATCCTCGTCGCAGAAGGCCTCTGGCCCATGCCCACCAAAACACCGCTCAATGCCGTCATTCATGGCAAAGTCGAAGGCGATGGCTTCACCGTGGAGAAAGTCTATTTCGAGAGCGCACCCGGCTTCTACGTCACCGGCAGCCTGTGGAAGCCCAAGACCATCCAGGGCAAAGTCCCCGGCATCCTCTTCGCCCACGGGCACTGGCAGGATGCACGCCTCTCCCTCGCCACCGATGACGTCGTGCGGCGTGAGATCGCTGCGGGCAGTGAGCGCTTCGAAAAAGGCGGCAAAAGCATCTTCCAGAGCCTCTGTGTGCAGCTCGCTCGCATGGGCTGCATCGTCTGGCAGTGGGACATGCTCAGTGACTCCGACTCCGTGCAGATCCCGCGTGAAGTCGTGCATAAATTCGCCAAACAACGGCCCGAGATGAACACCACGGCCAACTGGGGCCTCTATAGCCCCCCGGCCGAGTCCCACCTGCAATCCATCATGGGCCTCCAGACGCTCAATGCCGTCCGCGGGCTCGATTTCCTCCTCTCCCAGCCAGAGGTCGATCCCGAGCGCACCGCCATCACCGGAGCCAGCGGCGGCGGCACCCAGACCATGCTCCTCGCCGCCATCGACGACCGCATCAAGCTCTCCTTCCCCTGCGTCATGGTCAGCACCGCCATGCAGGGCGGCTGCACCTGTGAAAACGCCTCCCTCCTACGCATCGGCACCGGCAACGTCGAATTCGCCGGCCTCTTTGCCCCGAAACCCCAGGGCATGAACACCGCCAACGACTGGACCAAAGAAATGGCCACCAAAGGCTTCCCAGAGCTCCAGAAGCTCTACACCGCACACGGCGCAAAAGACAACGTCCTCCTCGTCCGTGGCGAGCACTTCCCGCACAACTACAACGCCGTCACCCGCAGCGCCTTCTACACCTTCATCAACAAGCACTTCAAGCTCGGCCACACCTCACCCGTCATCGAAACCGACTACGAACCCCTCACCAAAGACCAACTCAGCGTCTGGGACGCCCAGCACCCCGCACCCAAAGCCGCCGATCCCGACTTCGAGCGCCGTTTGCTCAAATGGTACACCGAAGACAGCCAAAAACAGCTCCAAGCCGCCGACGCCGAAAAAGTGCTCCGCCCCGCCATCGAAGTCGTCCTCGGCCGCAGCTATGACCAGGCAGGCAAAGTCGAGTGGCAGCTCTCCGACAAGCAAGATCGCGGCGATCACCTGGAAATGACCGGCACACTCACCAACACCACCCACCAGGAGGAAATCCCCGTCGCCTGGCTTTACCCGAAGAACTGGAATGGCCGCGTCATCATCTGGCTCGATGACCAAGGCAAAACCGGCCTGCAAAGCGACGAGGTGAAAAAGCTCGTCGCAGCCGGTGCCGCCGTCGTCGGAGCCGATTTACTCTTTCAGGGCGGCCAGCCCGTCCGGGAAACACGCGTCGTCGCCAATCCGCGTGAATTCGCCGGCTACACCCACGGCTACAATCACGCCCTCTTCGCCCAGCGAGTGCATGACGTGCTCACGCTCGTCACCTTTCTGCGGAACACCCGCGTCAGCACCCACCCCAGTCCGAAAAGCGTCTGCCTCGCCGGTTTGGGAGAGCAGACAGGCCCCATCGCCATCGCCGCCCGTGCCTTGGCCGGAACGGCCGTCGATCGCGCCGCCGCAGACAGCCACGGCTTCCGCTTTGGGAAGATCCTCAGCTACCGCAGCCCCATGTTCCTCCCCGGCGGCTCCAAATACCTCGATCTCCCCGGCCTCATCACCCTCAACGGCCAAAACCCCCTCTGGCTCCACGGCGAGCCCAATCCCACCCCCGGCACCGCCACCGAGTGGCTGCTGAAGTAA
- a CDS encoding carboxypeptidase M32, producing the protein MDAYRSLRNVVSEVAVLTSTESVLSWDQETYMPEKALEHRARQMAWLSGEAHQRLTSKRTRSLLDRAESEPPEFSTQTANLRGLRRDIERATKLPSRFVREESEACTHAKAAWVEARSRSDFSMFAPHLERLLEFARQKADLYGYADEPYDALLDLYERGARTRDVAALFDKLRPQLGEIARAAVAISAKTKPGTLRGRYPVAKQQVLNREIAESLGFDFEAGRIDTTAHPFCTTLGPGDVRLTTRYDEGDFLSSLFGVMHEAGHGLYEQGLPGLEYGLPAGSAASLGIHESQSRLWENHVGRSRAFWERWLPRAAELFPHLRKVKLDAFMREVLRSEFSFIRVEADEATYDLHILLRFGIERRLVKGDLAVRDVPKVWNEEFRELFGMTPPDDARGCLQDIHWSMGGLGYFATYTLGNLNAAQLFHTAKKQRRVAAGLAKCDYAPLLAWLRENVHSHGAALTPTEIMQEATGRPTDAKWHIQHLRERYAT; encoded by the coding sequence ATGGATGCTTATCGGTCGCTTAGAAATGTCGTGTCGGAGGTGGCGGTGCTGACTTCGACGGAGTCGGTTCTGTCGTGGGATCAGGAGACTTATATGCCAGAGAAGGCGCTGGAACACCGCGCTCGACAGATGGCTTGGTTGTCGGGGGAGGCTCATCAAAGGCTGACTTCGAAGAGAACTCGGTCGCTGCTGGATCGTGCGGAGTCGGAGCCACCAGAGTTTTCGACGCAGACGGCAAATTTACGGGGCCTGCGCCGTGATATTGAGCGGGCGACTAAGCTACCATCACGCTTTGTGCGTGAGGAGAGCGAGGCTTGCACACATGCGAAGGCGGCGTGGGTAGAGGCACGATCAAGGTCGGATTTTTCCATGTTTGCTCCGCATTTGGAGCGACTGTTGGAGTTTGCCCGGCAGAAAGCGGATCTGTATGGCTATGCAGATGAGCCTTATGATGCGCTTCTGGATCTGTATGAGCGGGGGGCGAGGACGCGTGATGTTGCGGCTCTTTTTGATAAGTTGCGCCCGCAGTTGGGTGAGATTGCTCGTGCGGCTGTGGCGATTTCAGCGAAGACGAAGCCGGGGACGCTTCGGGGGCGCTATCCAGTGGCGAAGCAGCAGGTTTTGAATCGAGAGATCGCTGAGAGCTTGGGCTTTGATTTTGAGGCTGGTCGTATCGACACGACGGCGCATCCGTTTTGCACGACGCTGGGGCCTGGGGATGTGCGATTGACGACGCGGTATGATGAGGGTGATTTCCTTTCGTCGCTGTTTGGTGTGATGCATGAGGCTGGACACGGTCTTTATGAGCAAGGGCTGCCTGGGCTGGAATATGGGCTGCCAGCAGGCAGTGCGGCTTCACTGGGGATTCATGAGTCACAAAGTCGGCTGTGGGAGAACCATGTGGGCCGTAGCAGGGCATTCTGGGAGCGATGGCTGCCGCGTGCGGCGGAGCTGTTTCCGCATCTGCGGAAGGTGAAGCTGGATGCGTTTATGCGGGAGGTGCTGCGCAGTGAGTTTAGTTTCATCCGGGTGGAGGCGGATGAGGCGACGTATGATCTGCATATTTTGCTGCGGTTCGGGATCGAGCGCCGCCTGGTGAAGGGCGATTTGGCTGTGCGGGATGTGCCAAAGGTGTGGAATGAGGAATTCCGTGAGCTCTTTGGCATGACGCCGCCGGATGATGCACGGGGCTGCTTGCAGGATATTCACTGGAGCATGGGTGGGCTGGGCTATTTCGCGACATATACGCTGGGGAATCTGAATGCCGCGCAGCTTTTCCATACGGCCAAGAAGCAGCGCCGTGTGGCTGCAGGATTGGCAAAATGTGATTATGCGCCGCTGCTGGCTTGGCTGCGTGAGAATGTGCATTCGCATGGGGCGGCGCTGACGCCGACAGAGATCATGCAGGAGGCGACGGGGCGGCCTACGGATGCCAAGTGGCACATTCAGCACCTACGAGAGCGGTATGCGACTTGA
- the tkt gene encoding transketolase: MNNALLSKAANEARGLAMDAVHKCSSGHLGLPLGAAEIGAVLFGQSLQCDPADPKWLNRDRFILSAGHGSMFIYSWLHLSGYAVSIDDVSKFRVLHSITPGHPEFHETPGVECTTGPLGQGVGNAVGYALSGKMAAAKYNTAEHQIIDSHIIALAGDGCLQEGVAREAASFAAHNGLDNLILIYDSNDVTLDAMANVTQSEDTLKMWRALGWDAVQIDGHDLEAIAKAIQRAKKTDNGKPKIIIAKTIIAKGIPEVAGTAKGHGEGGAKFVDAAKKALGIPEGTHFHVSDDVKAYFADLKAKRSRIHKRWSKMYKEWAAANPALQAELEAGSASAEDLLKVIPEYPAEGKAATRNSGGEILNHLAKAAPKLITGSADLFGSTKNYIKDGGDYSAANPKGRNIWFGIREHAMGAICNGIAYDGIFQASGATFLVFADYCRPSIRLAALAKLPVTYIFTHDSVGVGEDGPTHQPVETVSGLRVIPNLDVIRPADAEETAAAFAAAFSRTDGPTLLALSRQDLPHQGGVSATTRREGTLKGGYILVQETAPLEAIVIATGSEVQWAVEGAKGKPGVRVVSLPCFERFDRQSADYRESVLPAAVTKRVAIEAGVSGLWWKYVGTQGQIIAIDRFGISAPGNTVFKELGITAEAVAKALA, encoded by the coding sequence ATGAACAACGCCCTCCTCTCCAAAGCTGCCAACGAAGCCCGTGGTCTCGCCATGGATGCCGTGCACAAGTGCTCCTCCGGCCACCTCGGTCTCCCGCTCGGCGCGGCGGAGATCGGCGCGGTGCTCTTCGGCCAAAGCCTCCAGTGCGATCCCGCTGATCCGAAGTGGCTCAATCGCGACCGTTTCATCCTCTCCGCCGGTCACGGCAGCATGTTCATCTACTCCTGGCTGCACCTCAGCGGTTATGCGGTGAGCATTGATGACGTGAGCAAGTTCCGCGTGCTCCACAGCATCACACCGGGCCATCCTGAGTTCCACGAAACGCCCGGCGTCGAGTGCACCACCGGCCCGCTCGGCCAAGGCGTAGGCAATGCCGTCGGCTACGCCCTCAGCGGCAAAATGGCCGCGGCGAAATACAACACCGCCGAGCATCAGATCATCGACAGCCACATCATCGCCCTCGCTGGCGACGGATGCCTCCAGGAAGGCGTGGCACGCGAAGCAGCCTCCTTCGCCGCGCACAACGGCCTCGACAACCTCATCCTCATTTACGATTCCAACGACGTCACGCTCGACGCGATGGCCAACGTCACCCAGAGCGAAGATACCCTCAAAATGTGGCGTGCACTCGGCTGGGACGCCGTGCAGATCGACGGCCATGACCTCGAAGCTATCGCCAAGGCCATCCAGCGGGCCAAAAAGACCGACAACGGCAAGCCGAAGATCATCATCGCGAAGACCATCATCGCCAAGGGCATCCCAGAAGTCGCCGGCACCGCCAAAGGTCACGGCGAAGGCGGCGCAAAATTCGTCGATGCTGCGAAGAAAGCCCTCGGCATCCCCGAAGGCACGCATTTCCACGTCAGCGACGACGTGAAGGCCTACTTCGCCGATTTGAAAGCCAAGCGCAGCCGCATCCACAAGCGCTGGAGCAAGATGTACAAAGAGTGGGCCGCCGCCAATCCGGCGCTCCAGGCCGAACTCGAAGCCGGCAGCGCCAGCGCGGAAGATTTGCTCAAAGTCATCCCCGAGTATCCCGCCGAAGGCAAGGCCGCCACCCGCAACAGCGGCGGCGAAATCCTCAATCACCTCGCCAAGGCCGCGCCGAAGCTCATCACCGGCAGCGCCGACCTCTTTGGCTCCACCAAGAATTACATCAAGGACGGTGGCGACTACTCCGCCGCCAATCCGAAGGGCCGCAACATCTGGTTCGGCATCCGCGAGCACGCCATGGGCGCGATTTGCAACGGCATCGCCTACGACGGCATCTTCCAGGCCAGCGGTGCCACGTTCCTCGTCTTCGCCGACTACTGCCGCCCGAGCATCCGCCTCGCCGCGCTCGCGAAACTGCCTGTCACCTACATCTTCACGCACGACAGCGTCGGCGTCGGTGAAGACGGCCCCACACATCAGCCCGTGGAAACCGTCAGCGGCCTCCGCGTGATCCCGAACCTCGACGTCATCCGCCCTGCCGATGCCGAAGAAACCGCCGCCGCCTTCGCCGCTGCCTTCAGCCGCACCGATGGCCCCACACTGCTCGCTTTGAGCCGTCAGGATCTGCCGCACCAGGGTGGCGTCAGCGCCACCACACGCCGCGAAGGAACGCTGAAAGGCGGCTACATCCTCGTGCAGGAAACTGCGCCGCTGGAAGCCATCGTCATCGCCACCGGCTCGGAAGTTCAGTGGGCCGTCGAAGGTGCCAAAGGCAAGCCCGGCGTCCGCGTCGTCAGCCTGCCTTGCTTTGAACGCTTCGATCGTCAAAGCGCCGACTATCGCGAAAGCGTGCTCCCCGCCGCAGTGACTAAGCGTGTCGCCATCGAAGCCGGCGTCTCCGGTCTCTGGTGGAAATACGTCGGCACGCAGGGCCAGATCATCGCCATCGACCGCTTCGGCATCAGCGCCCCTGGCAACACTGTGTTCAAAGAACTCGGCATCACCGCCGAGGCCGTCGCGAAGGCTTTGGCATAA
- the nadC gene encoding carboxylating nicotinate-nucleotide diphosphorylase — MHHSTLDLIRAALTEDVGTGDVTSIYFIPEESRSRAKIVAREPGIVSGMEVAAAVFREVDAKTEVKVLIDDGERFERGSTLLEATGSTRALLTAERTALNFLQRLCAIATQTRRYVEAVRPYPTQVWDTRKTTPGWRLLEKAAVKHGGGTNHRMGLYDHAMVKDNHHAANPSLEALQSNIRRLRAERPGTRVQLEAASLDQVRDFLTLEGVDMLLLDNMNVQTLREAVEMVQGRLWLEASGGITLDTIHAFASTGVNAVSVGALTHTVRALDLALDLE, encoded by the coding sequence ATGCACCACAGCACTCTTGATTTGATCCGCGCCGCATTGACCGAGGATGTCGGCACGGGCGATGTGACGTCGATTTACTTTATCCCGGAGGAGTCGCGTTCACGGGCGAAGATCGTGGCGCGAGAGCCTGGGATCGTGTCGGGGATGGAGGTGGCAGCGGCCGTGTTTCGCGAGGTGGATGCAAAAACGGAGGTGAAGGTGCTGATCGACGATGGTGAGCGATTTGAGCGTGGTAGCACGCTGCTGGAGGCCACGGGGAGCACGCGTGCGCTACTGACAGCGGAGCGGACGGCGCTGAATTTCCTCCAGCGGCTCTGTGCGATCGCGACGCAGACGCGGCGCTATGTGGAGGCGGTGCGACCGTACCCGACTCAGGTGTGGGATACACGAAAGACGACTCCAGGCTGGCGTTTGCTCGAAAAAGCGGCTGTGAAGCACGGTGGCGGCACAAATCACCGCATGGGGCTCTACGACCACGCGATGGTGAAAGATAATCACCACGCGGCGAATCCGAGCCTGGAGGCTTTGCAGAGCAATATACGCCGTTTGCGTGCTGAGCGGCCGGGGACGCGTGTACAGTTGGAGGCGGCAAGCTTGGACCAGGTGCGGGACTTTTTGACGCTGGAGGGCGTGGACATGCTGCTGCTGGATAACATGAATGTGCAAACGCTGCGTGAGGCGGTGGAGATGGTGCAGGGACGCCTGTGGCTGGAGGCGAGCGGTGGCATCACGCTGGATACGATTCACGCGTTTGCTTCGACAGGTGTGAATGCAGTCTCTGTGGGTGCTTTGACTCATACGGTGCGTGCACTGGATCTGGCGCTGGATCTGGAGTGA